The following DNA comes from Bryobacteraceae bacterium.
ATTCGCGGCCAGCAAGCCGGAAGACGACGCCAGGCACACGACCAGCCACGAGCCTGCCGATGCCGGCATCTTCGAACTATGACGGGTCGCCGCGGCGACGGGGTTGGGGGAGAGCATTCTCCGTTGGAAGTCTATCACGCCGTGCCGTTTGCGGGCTCGATAGACGCTGCCGCAAGGACGCCATCTGCGCGCGGCGCGCCGGCCCAGTGGCGCCCTCAAGGAGGTTGAGCCGGATTGAGCGTGATCTACGCGTGTACGGGTGAATGAAGATTCGCAGACTCACATACGCCCTTTTGCTTGCCGGCTGGACCTTTGCCGCGCCGCCGCCCGAGGAGGTCATTGAAAGCGCCACCGGCTATATGGAATGGATGCTTGATGTGCGTTTCACCGCACCGCAGCGCGCCCGCTACCAAGGCATTCTCGAGTCGACGCTGGCGGCTCCAAACGGGGGCGCTGGCGAGGCCGTCAGTGCAATGGCAAGAACTTACGATCACCTCGGAACCATGTCTCCATCGGATAAGTCGGCGCTCCGTGAGAAGGCCTGCGGAGAGTTCACGCGCTTGCTTCGCGAAGCAAGCGACCCGGACTCCCGATGGCTTCTTCGAATCTACGATTCGCGCCGCCCCGGTCCGTCCCCTTCGGCCCTTACAGGCCGCTGGACCAACGGTCGCGTTTCCCTGCTCCAGTACCGCGACGCCTACACGGGCGCCAGCGCACCCACCAACGGCAGCTCGTTCCGCTGGGAGTTCCGTACCGATGGCACGTACTCTTTTACCGGACTCCTTCAGAACGTCCTCTACAACTGCACCACCGCGATGTTCTCGACCGAAACCGGCACTTTCACCGTGGAGGGCGGCGCGCTGGTCCTCCGTCCGGAGAAGAACCCCTATCGCTTCACCAACACCTGCGCGCCTTCGTCCAACAAGGAAGGTCCGGGTAAGCTGACCGTGCGTTCGTATCGTTTCCGTGTGGTGAAGACCGGTGCGAATGAGAACCTCGAACTGGTTGGGGACGATGGAGCCGTCCAGACGTTCGCCCGGCAGCGGTAGCGGTCCGCGATGCTTGCCCGCGAACCCGCCCGAGCGAACGCTGCGGCCGGGGCGCGGTTAGCGTATTTGCCGAGGTCGCCGCCGGGCCCCCAGTCCGCGCCGCGCAGAATGCGCGAAGCCCAGTTTATGAAAAGATGGCATTGGAGCCGGGTGACTACATCGGAAGTACGGCGTCCGCACGCGCAGGCCCACACCGGCCGACTTGCGCAGATCGCCGAGCGAGAAGTCCCCCGCGCGCCGGAAGACATTCCCGATATCGACGAAACCCACGCCATCGAAAATCGAGAGCATCGGGAAACGCACTTCCTGGTTCGTGATGAAGACCGCCTCGCCGCCTTCCGGGTCACCGAAGAAGTCCACCGGCCCGAGCGTGTCTTGGGCGAAGCCGCGCATGCTGGTTCCGCCGCCGGCGAAGAACCGTTCGCTGATGATCAGGTCCTGCCCGCCGATGCCGCGGCCCACGCCGGCGCGGACGCCGCCCGCGTAGATCACCCGCGGCCGCTTCACGCCCTCCCGCAACGGTACCGGCGCCGGAGACGTCAGCGCGCGGTAGTGGAAGTACTGGCCGAAGTACCGCCAGTAGCGAAGCGAATCGCGGATCTGAAGCGGTGCCAACTCGAAGGACTGCGATAGGAATGACCCACGAGTGGCGTCGAGCAGGTCGTCCCGCGTGTCACGGCTTCCGGTGACATTGATCGGCGCGATGCGGACGGTGGAGTCGAATGTGAAATCGCGGTCGATCGGATCGCGACCGGCGAAGCCTTTCTTAGCGGGAAGGTGGCAGCAGGCGCTGAGGGAGCCCGTGCGGGCTCCGACGCCAATTCGTTTTGCATTAGATTGTTTTCAAAAGACTTCTTGGCCACGCGCGCCTCACGGGCCTCCTCCATTTCGGGTGGTTGCGGGGTGAAGGGGCGCTGTTTGAGGGCGGGGCCGTAGCCGCGCGAGATCCGCTTCCTGTGACGACTTGCGTCGGCGAGGGAGGCTATTTGGCTGCCGTGGACTCTTGGGGAGGCCTGGTGCGTTTCGCGGTTGCCGGCGTGCTCAGCTTCGGGGAGCGGTGATGAATGTGATGAATTCTGATGAATTCCGGGGCGCGAGGACATAGATACCTCCGGATTGAGAGTAACAGGCGGGGTCAATGGTTTTCGGTGGCGCGGGCCGGCTTGGCTGATTCCAGAAGGGATATTGTTGCAATGGTGATTGTGACCGAGGCCCGCGACTGGGGACGAAGGCGATAAGTTTTCCGGACAGCAATTCTGTGGTTGACAAATTGCTGGGGGGGGGGCGTAGCATTCTTGTCAATAGATCTGATATTCGCTCAGTTTGCACAGGAGGTCTCGCTTTATGCACCCGACTTTGTTCGGCCGTTTGTTCCGTGCCCTGATTCCGATTCTTTCGATCGCTTTGGCTGCCGCCCAGCCACCAGTGAGACCGGAGAACATCGGGGAGCGAGCGCTGGTGGTGACACCGCTAGAAGGATCGGGGACCTTCTTCGATCCCAAAAGGCCTGCGTTCCTGCCACAAGGCCGAACCGCATTGCCGGAAGGCATTCTCAGCATCCGTACCGTGGAAAGCGACGACGGCAGGTTCGCCCTGGTGGAGGTGGTAGCGCGGGACCGCGCCACCCTGGACGCGGTACTGGCGCCGGTGGCGGGGCGGACGGACGTGAAACGGTACCGAGCCGCCGGACAATCCGGCCGGATCCGGGACTGGAGTAGCTTATTACTGGGTGACAAAGTGCGCGCCCGGCTGTGTCACCGTCCAAGCCAGAACACCGGAGTTCCGTGACCAGACTCTAACTCCGGGCGCGACGTACACGTACTACATCCAGCCAATGGACTATCACTGGAACATCGGGACCGGGACGAGCGTGACGGTGGTCACCGCACCCGCGGGATCCGTGGACCCGCGCCGGACCGGGGTCCGGTCAACGGGTAGCTACTGGGGCGCCAACGGAGAGAACATCGACACGCGTTCCGGGAATCTGAACTTCACTCTGCCGCTACTCAATGCGCAGGGCCGTAAC
Coding sequences within:
- a CDS encoding BamA/TamA family outer membrane protein encodes the protein MGVGARTGSLSACCHLPAKKGFAGRDPIDRDFTFDSTVRIAPINVTGSRDTRDDLLDATRGSFLSQSFELAPLQIRDSLRYWRYFGQYFHYRALTSPAPVPLREGVKRPRVIYAGGVRAGVGRGIGGQDLIISERFFAGGGTSMRGFAQDTLGPVDFFGDPEGGEAVFITNQEVRFPMLSIFDGVGFVDIGNVFRRAGDFSLGDLRKSAGVGLRVRTPYFRCSHPAPMPSFHKLGFAHSARRGLGARRRPRQIR